The stretch of DNA ACTGTCACTTGTTTTTACCAAGATCTGGGCCATCTAGTTATCCTCGCCCACAATACAGATTTGTCTGTTACCACATTTTAAATGGCCATCAAACAGGGGGCTCATCAAAGCGAACTGCAGTTTAGTCAGTGCAGTCTTTAAGACTTCAAAGTCTTGAAAGACTTCAAAGATTCATGCAAGACATACCAAAGAATTGACATACACTTCTGATCAAAGTTTTAAGACCAGTTGAAAAAActcaaaaatttacattttgatCCTAATTAAGAAGGTTCTAAGTAGAACTTTAATATGCAAGCAGAAATGAACTAAAATAGGCTGTTGAAAGCTGATCCAAATTTTAAGACCACAGCTCAAAAAATCCTGATAAATagaaatacaatttcaaaaaagGAATAATGAGTGGCTATGCGATGGTTGTTAATCACCTCAAAAATAGTTTTTTGGCATGCTTGATGCCAGTGTTTCTAGGAGGCAAATGGGAATGGTGCGCCAAGTGGTGAAGATGGCTTCACGGAGGGCATCCACTGTCTGGATGATCTGATGTCCATTTTTGTAAACTTCTCttgtcattagagatgtccgacaatatcggactaccgatattatcgtccgataaatgctttaaaatgtgatatcggaaattatcggtttcaaaaagtaaaatgtatgagaagttcagagcgccaataaaccttaaaggcactgcctttgcgtgccggcccaatcacttaatatctacggcttttcacacacacaagtgaatgcaacgcatacttggtcaacagccatacaggtcacactgagggtggacatataaacaactttaacactgttacaaatatacgccacactgtgaacccacaccaaacaagaatgacaaacacatttcgggagaacatccgcacgtaacacaacataaacgcaacagaacaaatacccagaaccccttgcagcactaactcttccgggacgctacaatatacacccccctgctagccccccctcccacctcaacccaactccgctcacctcaacctcctcatgctctctcaggaagagcatgtcccaaattccaagctgctgttttgaggcatgttaaaaaaaataatgcactttgtgacttcaataataaatatggcagtgccatgttggcatttttttccataacttgagttgatttattttggaaaaccttgttacattgtttaatgcatccagcgaggcatcacaacaaaattaggcataataatgtgttaattccacgactgtatatatcggtatcggttgatatcgaaatcggtaattaagagttggaccatatcggatatcggcaaaaaagccattatcggacatctctaattgttttagttatattgaaaaacttacaaacgttgcttggagtgatgaatgaagaatccttcgagcagaaacgctatggtgagcaaactcgtccaagagatggcgccatagcacagacaatagcacaccttttcagtgtctctgtcggcgtatcatgaaaactatttgttgaacacaaCACATTATGGCTAGGAAAATTCATAAATGATCCGTGCCGTTACAAAGGCGGCAGGATACGGTACTTGTAATTTCAAGAGCGATATCATAGCTTTGTGTTTTAGACATAGATTAATTCCCCTTTTTGTTCCTCAGGTCATAGAGCTTGTCAATCTCTATGGTCACAAACAATGGGCGGTGGTAGCCAAGCATCTGAAGGGAAGGCTTGGGAAGCAGTGCAGAGAGCGCTGGCACAACCACCTCAACCCCAATGTGAAGAAGTCTTCATGGACGGCCGAGGAGGACCTCATCATCTATAAGGCTCGCTGTCTGCTGGGCAACCGCTGGGCTGAGATCGCAAAGCTGCTGCCGGGAAGGTAGTTTTGCTGTCAGGGTTTGAAACGATCGGCGTGGTTTTCTTACCTCCTCATTGAAAATGTGATCAAACAGGACTGACAATGCGGTGAAGAATCACTGGAATTCAACCATCAAGCGCAAGGTGGAAATGGGCTTCTACGCGCGGGAGGATTTGAAGCTGAACGAGGTGGAGGAGCTGTTAACCCGTGTTAAGGATGTCCAGGTGGGTTGTCGTGTCTTAAGCTATTCCATGTGTTTTGCATTGTTACATATTTTTATACATGGGGAACCTGATCACACAGATGCCTAATTGCTATCAAGAGAGTGCTGACCTCACCCCGGGGCAGGAAACGCACACCCCAGTAAGAAACTATTTGAGGGGGAAATCAAACATCTGTCATTGGTTGAAGAAAACAAAAAGTATGAAATACACAGTTTTATTATCTTTGTGTCCAACAGTTGCAAGAAATGCCCGACTCCGCAGCTGTTGAAGGTGACCTGATGGATGAAGCAGGTCCTTCCATTGTAGTCCCCTCTCCTAAGGATAGTTCAAGTCCTGTGTCAGAAGCAGACAACCTGGGGGAGATTAATTCTACCAGCTGGGTGGTGGACAACTCTGTTTTTCTTTCCCCTACTGGTCCACTGAGGGAGGTCTTAGAAATGGTAGATGGGGTGAGAATAATCAATATCCCTCCCAGAAAGAATACATTTTGGGAGGAATTGCACGCCCTTAGACACTTCTTTTTACGCTACAGGATCTCGATGTCTGGTGTAACCTGGAAGCGTTCGACTTGCCTGAAGACAGCCCAAGCCCAGAGCGCCACCAGTTCCGCCTGGAGGGCAGCGCCCTGCAGGAGTTGAGCAGAGGGAACCGAGGAGAACTTATACCCATCTCTCCTGGTGGGGTCACTCCCCCTTCCAGACTGAGTCACAGAAGTCGTAGACGCGTGGCCCTGTCCCCCGATGGAAGTAGCGCGATGACACCTAAGAGCACACCCGTGAAAATTCTACCCTTTTCACCTTCTCAAGTACGTCTTTAGCAATGACGATGCCACCGCGAAGGAACGACGCACTTCCTCAACCTCCCCATATCGTTCCAGTTCTTGAACATGTGGACCAAGCAGGATACTCATGACCTGGAGAACCCGTCGCTGACATCCACGCCAGTATGCAGCCAGAAAGCCACCGTTACCACTCCTCTACAGCGAGACAAGACCCCCATCACTCAAAAGAAACACTCTGTGTAAGTGCTGTCCAACTCATACGGGACGACTCATGCTGGACTGAATGTCAAGTGTTCACGGTTTGTTTTCGTGTAGATTTGTCACACCCAATCACAAGTCCGAGCTCTGCACGATGCCACATACTCCAACGCCGTTCAAAAATGCCATGGAGAAGTATGGCCCTCTACAGCCTCTGGTAAGCTTCAAAgcataaatgtaaacatttgaaaAGGTGTAATCACAAAAACCCCCAGAACACTTGCATTTATTAGGTGTTTAGTCTGtcgtaattaaaaaaaacaaacaattatagaCCACTGCACTGTTGTGTTTTAATactttataattagagatgtccgataatggcttttttgccgatatccgatattgtccaactcttaattaccgaatccgatatcaaccgataccgatatatacagtcgtggaattaagtgaagtgaattatatttatatagcgcttttctctagtgactcaaagcgctttacatagtgaaacccaatatctaagttacatttaaaccagtgtgggtggcactgggagcaggtgggtaaagtgtcttgcccaaggacacaacggcagtaactaggatggcggaagcggggatcgaacctgcaaccctcaagttactggcacggccgctctaccaccccgaattaacacattattatgcctaattttgttgtgatgccccgctggatgcattaaacaatgtaacaaggttttccaaaataaatcaactcaagttatggaaaaaagtgccaacatggcactgccatatttattattgaagtcacaaagtgcattattttttttaacatgcctcaaaacagcagcttggaatttgggacatgctctccctaagagagcatgaggaggttgaggtgggcgggattgaggtgggggtagggggtgtatattgtagcgtcccggaagagttagtgctgcaaggggttctgggtatttgttctgttgtgtttatgttgtgttacagtgcggatgttctcccgaaatgtgtttgtcattcttgtttggtgtgggttcacagtgtggcgcatatttgtaacagtgttaaagttgtttatacggccaccctcagtgtgacctttatggctgttgaccaagtatgccttccattcacttgtgtgtgtgaaaagccgtagatattatgtgactgggccggcacataaaggcagtgcctttaaggtgttattggcgctctgtatttctccctacgtccgtgtacacagtggcgttttaaaaactcataaatattactttttgaaacagataccgatcattttgaaaccgatgacgataatttccgatattacattttatagcatttatcggccgataatatcggcagcccgatattatcggacatccttatttATAATAGGAGTATCCCAATctgatgcctaattttgttgtgatgccccgctggatgcattaaacaatgtaacaaggttttccaaaataaatcaactcaagttatggaaaaaagtgccaacatggcactgccatatttattattgaagtcacaaagtgcattattttttttaacatgcctcaaaacagcagctttgaatttgggacatgctctccctaagagagcatgaggaggttgaggtgggcgggattgaggtgggggtagggggtgtatattgtagcgtcccggaagagttagtgctgcaaggggttctgggtatttgttctgttgtgtttatgttgtgttacagtgcggatgttctcccgaaatgtgtttgtcattcttgtttggtgtgggttcacagtgtggcgcatatttgtaacagtgttaaagttgtttatacggctaccctcagtgtgacctttatggctgttgaccaagtatgccttccattcacttgtgtgtgtgaaaagccgtagatattatgtgactgggccggcacataaaggcagtgcctttaaggtgttattggcgctctgtatttctccctacgtccgtgtacacagtggcgttttaaaaactcataaatattactttttgaaacagataccgatcattttgaaaccgatgacgataatttccgatattacattttatagcatttatcggccgataatatcggcagcccgatattatcggacatccttatttATAATAGGAGTATCCCAATCTGATATTGTAATCAGATATGCAAAGAGTAATCAGGCTTGCTTCTAAAATCTCCAAATAAAAGTGCGCCGATACAAGCAGTTATGTAGTGTTTCCTTGTGAAAGGCTTCAAAGACGTTGACAGCCAATTAAATGTCCTCCttttaagcacacaaggttgattTTGTATTGTAGTGATTAGGGatgtcggcagtccgatattatcggccgataaatgctttaaaatgtaatatcggaaattatcggtatcggtttcaaaattatcggtatcggtttcaaaaagtaaaatttttgactttttaaaacgccgctgtacacggacgtagggagaagtacagagcaccaataaaccttaaaggcactgcctttgcgtgtcggcccagtcacataatatctacggcttttcacacacacaagtgaatgcaaggcatacttggtcaacagccatacaggtcacactgagggtcgccgtacaaacaactttaacactgttacaaatatgcgccacactgtgaacccacaccaaacaagaatgacaaacacatttcgggagaacatccgcaccgtaacacaacataaacacaacagaacaattcaaaataataaataaacttaaataaaagtcagcttacaacggagccaatgggaggtcctctgttctgcccataaaaccaataaataaccatccgaaAGCCACCAACAATACCCcaattacattttgtgacttgaatattaaccaagtgttagtgatattgttattataagcgctaacgtagacaaactatttatagcagtgcTGTGATCACAAGCTTCTGTGGCAATGTTAAATCATTGAGTGGTTTactgtagatcataaataatgctgctcacctgaaaaggagaaggACAAGAacatattctgacaagttggtacactttgacagccaatttagacccggtaatggcgagaacgacaggataagacgcttggttccaccactcttttctttgcgaggattataagtcattctttatctaaatgggaatataacaaTATTCTATCAGtcaacatcctaatgacagcagacagtgtacagtatgtgatgttttattttgttttgttgtctctTATGAGGTCTCCAGTGGGTAATAATCAATGATGTTGTTATGTAAATACTACATCTTATTATAAATCTACCCGCTAGTACATTACCTATATACTCACagcttgtactgtatataaaacctcaaaggagatgtttggatgtttttaagggcttttataggcagaatagagcggctcccataggctccattgtgagTGGACTTATGCATAAAAAGAAAACATGTGTTCTTCTGtcacgtaaggattgtgaatgatcggcaacattccacaaaaagtgcagttcccctttaaaagacagcataagtccatttcagacggctattaataaatatgttactgtttttcatacctacaatTGTTTGAGTAGTTTCACGTGATCAAACTTTGCCTTTCATTTCTCACTACAAAATAATCAAAGTATGTAGGTTTCGTGCTGATATATCGGTATGAGCCAATacccaaggctccaatattggcattgtatcagaagtgaaaaagttgtatctggGCACCCTTGCTTGATAACAAATGTACTGTGCTGATACAGTATGCAAAGGAATTGCATTGCTTTTCAGAATTTACAGATACAGCATATCAACAAAAGATATTTAAAAATGATGGTTTTGCATTAGAAGAAGCAGTTGGTTCTTACTGTATGCGTATTGTTTCTTTACAAAGGGTTTTTGCTGACAGCAACCGTTTTTAGTATCTGATGTCATTATTGCAAAGAGTTTCATTAAAAGGGGATGGTTTTAAAATTGTTGTCTCACTTGTAAGAGAATTTTTCGAAAACATTACcagtttttaatgttttcttggCATGTAAACATAGCATGTTATTATCAATTGAAATGAAGAAGCTTGCTGCACTTAATTCATCTCATTTGCTGTTGTCGC from Entelurus aequoreus isolate RoL-2023_Sb linkage group LG01, RoL_Eaeq_v1.1, whole genome shotgun sequence encodes:
- the mybl2b gene encoding v-myb avian myeloblastosis viral oncogene homolog-like 2b isoform X2, with the translated sequence MSWRPRGEDGEDSMHPDTDSDVAELREGGKVKVKWTQEEDEKLKALVQKCGQNDWKEVAAHIPNHTEHQCQHRWIKVLDPDLIKGPWTKEEDDKVIELVNLYGHKQWAVVAKHLKGRLGKQCRERWHNHLNPNVKKSSWTAEEDLIIYKARCLLGNRWAEIAKLLPGRTDNAVKNHWNSTIKRKVEMGFYAREDLKLNEVEELLTRVKDVQLQEMPDSAAVEGDLMDEAGPSIVVPSPKDSSSPVSEADNLGEINSTSWVVDNSVFLSPTGPLREVLEMVDGDLDVWCNLEAFDLPEDSPSPERHQFRLEGSALQELSRGNRGELIPISPGGVTPPSRLSHRSRRRVALSPDGSSAMTPKSTPVKILPFSPSQFLNMWTKQDTHDLENPSLTSTPVCSQKATVTTPLQRDKTPITQKKHSVFVTPNHKSELCTMPHTPTPFKNAMEKYGPLQPLPQTPNLEDDINEVILRDVGMDLTVQLPTVPEQRRKAMHRPPMKKVRKSLALDDCQVMPKSKRKSKSEAKYTQEEPVMVHISSSFCNKTGENILDQGFLLGPCDSTIFPGAVPPPLMSKEWETLVCGQTKDQLIMTEKARRYLRSLKSNAPNRALVLS
- the mybl2b gene encoding v-myb avian myeloblastosis viral oncogene homolog-like 2b isoform X1; its protein translation is MSWRPRGEDGEDSMHPDTDSDVAELREGGKVKVKWTQEEDEKLKALVQKCGQNDWKEVAAHIPNHTEHQCQHRWIKVLDPDLIKGPWTKEEDDKVIELVNLYGHKQWAVVAKHLKGRLGKQCRERWHNHLNPNVKKSSWTAEEDLIIYKARCLLGNRWAEIAKLLPGRTDNAVKNHWNSTIKRKVEMGFYAREDLKLNEVEELLTRVKDVQMPNCYQESADLTPGQETHTPLQEMPDSAAVEGDLMDEAGPSIVVPSPKDSSSPVSEADNLGEINSTSWVVDNSVFLSPTGPLREVLEMVDGDLDVWCNLEAFDLPEDSPSPERHQFRLEGSALQELSRGNRGELIPISPGGVTPPSRLSHRSRRRVALSPDGSSAMTPKSTPVKILPFSPSQFLNMWTKQDTHDLENPSLTSTPVCSQKATVTTPLQRDKTPITQKKHSVFVTPNHKSELCTMPHTPTPFKNAMEKYGPLQPLPQTPNLEDDINEVILRDVGMDLTVQLPTVPEQRRKAMHRPPMKKVRKSLALDDCQVMPKSKRKSKSEAKYTQEEPVMVHISSSFCNKTGENILDQGFLLGPCDSTIFPGAVPPPLMSKEWETLVCGQTKDQLIMTEKARRYLRSLKSNAPNRALVLS